The nucleotide sequence CTTCGGAATCAGTCTGCATAGGAGATAGAAAAGTAAAAAAGTGCGAGTAGTATAAAGCAGGTTTTGCAATTTCAGAAAACTTTAAATCAATGCGCTAACACCCATAATTTTATTGAGTTTTTACCGATAAATATAAGTTTATCTAAATATTCAACATTTTACAGAATCCGAAAATTAGTCATCTTTGATCATTGAGAAAAAAATCAAAATATTCGTAAATACTGTCTTTCGGGTTGTTCTGAAATCTTCGCGCAGGAAATGAAATGCAATACCGCATGCTGTGTACTGTTCAATGAACAAAAAATAGCGTTACAATGCGGAGTCTTGTATTTCTACATAGTCAACGCCTCAAGTTTGAAAACACGTTAAGGAAAGCTCAACCCTATGTCACGTTTAGCCACACGATTTGGACAACTTAAATCTCAACAGCGTAAAGCTTTAGTTTCTTATGTCATGGCTGGTGACCCGCATCCAGAGGTGACTGTACCTCTGTTACACCAAATGGTGGATGCCGGTGTCGATGTGATTGAGCTAGGCTTGCCATTTTCAGATCCAATGGCGGATGGTCCCGTGATTGCACTTGCTGCGGAACGCGCACTTGCAGGTGGGACCAATACGCTGAATGCCCTGGAAATGGTGAAAGAGTTTCGCCAGAAAGATAGCGAAACTCCAGTGGTTCTCATGGGTTATTTAAACCCGGTTGAAGTGATTGGCTATGAAAAATTTGTCGCTTATGCCCATGAATGTGGGGTCGATGGCGTGCTTCTGGTGGATTTGCCACCTGAAGAAGCAGATAGTCTGAAAACCGTATTGCAAAAATATGACATGGATCAGATTTTCCTGCTGGCACCGACTTCGACTGATGAACGTATTCAGCATGTAGTGAAACAGGCCAGCGGCTTTATTTACTACGTATCGCTGAAAGGCGTGACTGGTGCAGCAACTTTGGATGTGTCTGAAGCTGCAGCCCGCATTCAGAAGATTAAAGCGGTGACTGATGTTCCTGTAGGCGTTGGTTTTGGTATCAGCGATGCTGCATCTGCGAAAGCGATGGGTGTTGCTGCCGATGCAGTCATTGTAGGAAGTGCGTTTGTGAAGCAGTTTGCAGCGCTCGCGCCAGAACAAGCCGTTCAAGCAACGGTGAATAAAGTCAAGGAGCTTCGAGCAGCGCTCGATGAGTTAGTATGAGTCAACCAGTGAAATCAGGCAAAATTCTGAGCCCATCGACCCCATGGACGGAGCGTACCGTTCCCGGCATTCATGTACCCGATGAGCAAACCGCGCTTAAGGCCACTTTTACCGAACCGACCATTGAGTGTCCAGAATGTCATGCCTTGGTAACACGTACCGCGATGTCATTTAATGCCTATGTTTGTCCGCAGTGTGATGAACATCTGAAAATGAAGGCGCGTGACCGTCTGAACTGGTTCTTTGACCAGGTACAGCATGAACTGGGCCAGGAATTCAAGGCTAAAGATCCGCTGAAATTTGTCGACAGCAAGCCTTACCCAGAGCGTATGGCAGAAGCGCAGAAGAAAACAGGTGAAACTGAAGCCCTAGTCGTGATGCAAGGTCTGCTCAAAGGCGTTCCGATGATTGCAACTGCATTTGAATTCGACTTTATGGGCGGTTCAATGGGCACAGTGGTCGGTGACCGTTTCGTGCAAGCGGCTGAACGTGCCATCGAGTTGCAACAACCATTAATCTGTTTCGCAGCGTCTGGTGGAGCACGTATGCAGGAAGGCATGTTGTCTCTGATGCAGATGGCGCGTACTTCAGCAGCGATCCAGCGTCTGAAAGAAGCTGGCCTGCCATATATCGTAGTCTTAACCCATCCAGTCTATGGCGGTGTGACTGCATCGCTGGCGATGCTGGGTGATGTGCATCTGGCTGAACCAAAGGCAATGATTGGCTTTGCAGGTAAACGCGTGATCGAACAGACCGTACGTGAAAAACTGGATGAACCGTTCCAGCGTGCAGAATATTTGCTTGATCATGGCGTAATCGATCAGATCGTTCACCGTCATGCATTACGTGATACAGTCTATCGTATTGTCACCAAATTGATGAATTTGCCTTGAACACAACAGCAGCACCTTTAGCAACAGATTCTTTGGATACATGGCTCGATTATTGGAGCCATGTTCACGTTACAGGGATTGATTTAGGCTTGGAACGGGTCATTCCGGTGGCTGAAAAGCTCGGTGTGACCAATCCTGCAGCCAAAGTGCTGACGGTGGCTGGAACCAATGGTAAAGGTTCTACAACGACGACCTTGGCCGCGATTTTAAATGCGCAAGGCTTTAAGGTTGGACTCTATCAATCTCCACACGTGTACCGCTTTAATGAACGCGTCAAGCTATGTGGCATTGAAGTGGAAGATCAATTGCTGATAGATGCTTTTGTTGAAGTCGATCAGGCTCGCCGCGAATGTAGTTTGAGCCTGTCGTTCTTTGAGGCGACCACGCTGGCAGCCTTCGTGATTTTCAAAAATGAACATTGCGATGTCTGGGTGCTGGAAGTGGGCTTAGGTGGCCGTCTGGATGTGGTCAATGTGGTCAATCCAGATGTCGCGGTTATTACCAATATCGGTCTGGATCATACCGACTGGCTCGGTGACACCATCGAAAAAATTGCCTTTGAAAAAGCAGGCATTATCCGTCCGAATATTCCGGTGATTTTTGGCGGACAACAACAGATTCCTCAAGCGATTTTAGACAAGGCAGCTGAATGTCAGGCACAGCTGTACGCCTTAAATCGTGACTATTTTTATGAAGCCTTCGAAGATGGCAAGTCTTGGGCGTTTGCATCTTCCGGTACAACGCTAAAGCTGCCGACAGGTTCGCTGGCTCTGGATAACATTTCAACCGCTGTTGCGGCAGTTTTGCTCAGTGGGCTGGAAGTCAGCCAGGAAGCCATTGCTAAAGGTATTCAAATTGCTAAATTGCCTGGCCGTTTTGAAGTTCGCGAAATTGAAAATAAAACCGTGATTTTCGATGCAGGACATAACCCGCATGGGGTGGAATTCCTGCTGCGACAATTGCGCCAATATTTAAAACAACATTCACAAATTTCCGAAGTCGTTTGTGTTTTCTCAATGCTGGGCGATAAAGATATAAATTCTGTTGTCGGGTTATTGAAAGACACGGTAGAGTTGTGGAAAATTGCACCGTTATCCGTGCCACGTGCGGCAGAGTTATCAGTTTTGACTGAGGCACTGAACGGGCAATCGATAGAAATTTACGACAATGTTAAATTCGCTTTTAGATCAGCACTGGATGAGATCAATAATAATCAGCTGATTTTGGTATGTGGCTCATTTCATACATTAGAAGCGGTATGGGAGTATTTGCAAGAATGTCAATGAATAACACGCAACGCTGGATGGGAGGCGTTGTTCTATTAGGAGGTGGTGTGTTATTGGCAGCATTACTTCTAAAAGGCAAAGCCGAACTGGACCATCACCGCGTAACTCCCCAAGAAGAGGTGGCTCAGGTCGAAAGCCGTGAGGTAACAACCCCAAGCTCTCTGACCGTTGATGTCGAAACTGAAAAACGTTTACTGGAACAGCAGCGCCGTGACCGTGAAAAAGCGGTGGCTGAACAGGAAGCGCGTGCCGCAGAATTCCTGGCGATGCAGCAACAGGCAGAAGCCGATGCTGCACGCAAAGCCGCTGAAGAATATGCAGCACTCAATGCCCATCGTATGGCCCAGCAAAGTTCCGACAATATTCCGCCAGAACTGGTGGAAGATGAACAGACTAAACAGAAACGTTTAGCTGAGGATAAAGCGGCGGCTCAAAAAAAGTTAGAACAGCAGAACCACACCCAGTCTAATCTGACCCAGCAGCATGACGCTGCCAAGAAAGAAGCTGAACGTAAGGCTGCTGAAGAAAAACGCAAGGCTGAAGAACGCAAAGCAGCCGAGAAGAAAGAAGCCGAGCGCAAAGCTGCTGAAGAGAAACGTAAAGCAGAAGAGCGTAAAGCGGCTGAAAAGAAAGAAGCTGAACGCAAAGCTGCTGAGGAAAAACGTAAGGCCGAAGAAAAGCACAAGGCTGAAGAAGCCAAGAAAAAGGCTGAAGCTGAAAAAGCTCGTAAGTTATTGGAAGGTGAGAGCCATAAGCAGTGGATGGTACAGGTGGCACTGGCAGCCAATGAAGCCAATGCCGATGCAATTGCTGCGAAACTGCGTGCCAAAGGCTACAAAGTCACCAAGAGTCCAACTTCGAAAGGGGTCCGTATCATGGTTGGTCCATCTAAAGACCGTGAAGCTGCAGATACCTTACGTAAGAAAATCGCCTCTGATGCCAGTCTGAACATGAAATCGGCTTGGGTGAATGAGTGGGTGCCGCTGGATAAGCGCTAATGCTTTTCATTCCCTGAAAGATGTGTAGATGGATTCGAGAGTTGCTCCCGGATCCATTTTACATTTTCAGGGCTAAATAAATTTTCAATATTGCGCCAGATGCTGTGAAAGCCATAGCCACCATGCTTCATTTCCCGTACTGCATCTTCTATTGCCCAGTTCTGGAAAATAATCCGGTACATCGCCACGCTGGCGCCAGTACGGTCTGAACCGTGATAACAGTGCAACAGCACTTTTTCATTGTTCTGTCGGGCCTGCTGAATTTCCTGCATGACTTTCAATAAATCTACCCGGTCGATCGCCCAGGTATGAATCGGTATATGTCGGAGTTTTAAATTTTCATTCGCAAGTATTTCGGAATCTTTGTCACGTGAACGCAGGTTAATCACCACAGCAATGTCATGCTGCTTTAATAAAGGCTTGAGTTCATGGCTAGGCTGTTCACTTCGATACAGTTCATCACTGATCTGATAGAAATTATGTGCTGCATGTAAAGTCTGTCCCCAATGCTGTGGGCGTTGATGTTCAGGTAAAGCTGGTGTCGTCATACAGCCAGATAAGGCAAGAGTAGCTACAAGAAGCAGCGAATAATAATTTTTCATCATGATCTAAATTTTAGTTTTGATGCTTATCTTAAACAGAAGCAAAATCTTAATAAAGAAAAAGCCTGTCCGAAGACAGGCTTTGGGGAATGTTCGAAAACCCGGCTCGTAAATGGGGTTCAAACAAGACATGAAAATGATGGTTTATGAATGACGATCCTCATTTTCATGGTGGAGAGTGACTTACAGCTTTTTTAATAGACTTCTTGCGTTAGTCAAATTTTAAGCAGTCAAAAGCTATATTTAATGAGGTTTTAGCCAATTCAAAAATTAGATAAAACTATACTTTCGCAAAAGGTCTAATATTTTAAAAGGATAGAATAGTGTCTCCTTTATAGACTACGCACTTCGTTTGCCTTGCGCAAAATTAAAAAGGAGTCCTTTTAATTTTGCTCAGGCTGTGGAGTCAGACGTAGATAAGGAGTGACTGCCTTATAGCCTTTAGGGAAGCGTTGTTTGATTTCTTCCTCATCTTTGAGTGAAGGCACGATCACGACATCATCACCATGCTGCCAGTTCGCTGGGGTTGCCACTTTATGGTTGTCGGTCAGTTGCAATGAATCCACGACACGCAGAATTTCATGGAAATTACGGCCTGTAGATGCTGGATAAGTGATGATCAGACGTACTTTCTTGTTTGGATCAATGATCACCAGAGAACGGACAGTTAAAGTTTCGCTGGCATTCGGGTGAATGAAGTCATACAGCGTAGAGACTTTACGATCTTGATCCGCGATGATCGGGAAGTTCACCGTTGTATTTTGGGTTTCATTAATGTCTTTAATCCAGCCGTGATGTGACTCTACGTCATCGACTGAAAGTGCGATTGCTTTGACGCCACGTTTTGCAAACTCATCTTTCAGTTTTGCAGTAAAGCCCAGTTCAGTGGTACATACCGGGGTATAGTCCGCTGGATGCGAGAACAGGATGCCCCAGCTGTCGCCTAAGAACTCATAAAAATTAATTAAGCCTTCGCTAGATTGTTGTTCGAAGTTTGGTGCGGTATCGCCTAAACGTAAAGCCATGTTATTTGCCTCAAATGTTCTGTTATTGGTTTCGATGAACCTAATATGAACTAGTTTTTTTATGATTAAAAATAGTGTTTTTGGCTTTGCTTATGAGTAAAAGTGCTAAATGGGTAAAATCCATCTATCCGTTTTTGAACCAAACAACTTTCTATTTCACTATATTGCATGCTTAAAATTTGTTACATTAGCTTGCCTTAAGTCCTCGGGCTGGAAGCAGGGATCAGGTTTTTTTGCTAAAACCCTTGTAGTTCAAATTTCTAGCACCATAATAAACGACTAAGAACATATTCAATTGACAAGCAAGATTTAGAGAGTCTATTCATGTTGGCAAGTCTGATCGGAGGAATCTTCGGTACAAAAAATGAGCGCGAACTCAAACGTATGCGTAAAATCGTGGATAAGATTAATGCGCTCGAGCCGACGATATCAGCCCTAAGCGATGCAGACTTATCTGCAAAAACTGAAGAATTCAAACAAAGATATAATAAGGGCGAAAGCCTGGATAAATTACTTCCTGAAGCGTTTGCAGTCTGCCGTGAAGCGGCAAAGCGTGTCATGGGAATGCGTCACTACGATGTACAGTTGATCGGTGGTATTACCCTGCATGAAGGCAAGATTGCCGAGATGCGTACCGGTGAAGGTAAAACCCTGATGGGGACCTTGGCCTGTTACCTGAATGCCTTGAGCGGGCAGGGTGTGCATGTCATTACTGTGAACGATTACTTGGCACAGCGTGACGCCGAGTTAAACCGTCCACTGTTCGAATTCCTGGGTTTAAGCATCGGTATTATTTACTCCATGCAAAACCCGATGGAAAAAGCCGAAGCCTACAAAGCGGATATCACTTACGGTACCAATAACGAATTTGGCTTCGACTATCTGCGTGACAACATGGTGTTCTCGCTGGCAGAGAAAAAACAGCGTGGTCTGACTTATGCCATTATCGATGAGGTCGACTCGATCCTGATCGATGAAGCGCGTACACCACTGATTATCTCTGGTCAAAGTGAAGATTCATCTCAGCTATATACGCTGATCAATAACATTCCGCCAAAACTGCATGCGCAGAAAGAAGAAAAAGTGCCAGATGGCGGTCATTTCTGGATCGATGAAAAACAACGTTCTGTTGAAATCACTGAAGTTGGTTTCGAATTCATTGAAAATGAACTGATTCAGATGGGTCTGCTGGCAGAAGGTGAGAGTCTGTACTCAGCATCAAACCTGAATCTGGTGCATCACGTCACTGCAGCAATTCGTGCGCATTACCTGTATCAGCGCAACGTGCACTACATTGTGCATGAAGGCGAAGTGATCATCGTTGATGAGAACACCGGTCGTACTATGCCGGGCCGTCGCTGGTCTGAAGGTCTGCACCAGGCAGTTGAAGCGAAAGAAGGTCTGGAAATCCAGCCAGAAAACCAGACACTTGCAACGACAACTTTCCAGAACTATTTCCGTCTTTACAAAAAGTTGTCGGGTATGACCGGTACGGCTGATACTGAAGCAGCGGAAATGAAAGAAATTTACGGTCTGGACGTGGTAATCATTCCAACGCATCGTCCAATGATCCGTAATGACCAGAATGACCTGATTTACCTGAATCGTGAAGGTAAATACAACGCGATTATTCAGGAAATCAAACGTATTCAGGACGAAGGTGTTGCACCGATTCTGATTGGTACCGCAACCATTGAAGCATCGGAAATCCTGTCAGAGAAACTGAAAGAAGCCGGTATTGCTCACGAAGTCCTGAACGCAAAACAGCACGAACGTGAAGCAGACATTATTGCCCAGGCGGGTGCGCCAGGTGCGGTAACGATTGCCACTAACATGGCGGGTCGTGGTACTGACATTCTGCTCGGCGGTAACTGGAAAGCCAAACTGGCAAAAATTGAAAACCCGACTCCTGAAGATGAAGAACGTCTGAAATCAGAATGGGAAGCAAATCACGAAGCAGTATTGGCTTCTGGTGGTCTGCATATTATCGGTTCTGAACGTCACGAATCACGCCGTATTGATAACCAATTACGTGGTCGTGCCGGCCGTCAGGGTGACCCGGGTGTGTCACGTTTCTACCTGTCGCTTGAAGATGACTTGATGCGTATCTTCGCGGGTGACCGTATTGTATCGATGATGCGCGCGATGGGCTTGAAAGAAGATGAGGCGATTGAACACAAGATGGTGTCTCGCTCAATCGAAAATGCACAGCGTAAGGTGGAAGCACGTAACTTTGACATCCGTAAGAACCTGTTGAAATACGATGACGTGAATAACGAACAGCGTAAGATCATCTATACGCAACGTGACGAAATTCTGGCTGCAGAATCGCTGCAGGATTACATCGAAGAAATGATCCGTGATGTGATGAAGGGCATGATCGCGAACTACATTCCACCTGAATCGATTCACGACCAGTGGGATATTGATGGTCTAGAAGCTGCACTGCATGAAGATCTGAACATTGATCTGCCAATCAACCAATGGCTGGAAGAAGATCGCCGTCTGGATGAAGAAGGTCTGATTGAACGGATTACCGATTCTGCGATTGAGCGCTACCGCGAACGTCGTGAACAGATGGGTGCTGAATCTGCGGCAACGCTGGAACGTCACTTCCTGTTGAATTCACTTGATCGCCACTGGAAAGAGCATCTGGCGGCGATGGATTATTTACGTCAGGGTATCCACCTACGCGGTTATGCACAGAAGAACCCGGAACAGGAATACAAGAAAGAAGCCTTCAACCTGTTTGTGAATATGCTGGGCGTAATCAAATCCGATGTAGTTATGGATCTGTCGCGTATCCATGTGCCAACTGCTGAAGAGCTGGCTGAGATGGAAGCGCAGCAGCAGGCGCAAGCTGAAGCAATGCGTATCCAGTTATCTCATCAGGAGTTTGACAGCCTGCTGGCAGATGAAGAAGAGGACACTACCCAGCAAAATGCCAATGCAACGCCAGTTGCCCCCGTATTTGAAGCACCTGCAAGCCGTAATTCACCTTGTCCATGTGGTTCAGGCCTGAAATACAAACAGTGTCACGGTAAAATTTAACCGTTAGAAAAAAATCAGAGCTTTCGGGCTCTGATTTTTTTATGTGAAAAATTCTTTCAAAAACATTTTTCGATTTGCAGAAAAACACGTTAAGTGTTATTTAGTTGCTCATTGGATATTGAAAAGCGGACAGACAATGAAAACATTATTAAAACCGTTCATGATTGCAGCTTTGGCAATCCCGACTTTAACTTTTGCAGCTTCAGAAACAACTGTAGATAAAGTGAAACAGGCCGTTGGTCCAACGACTGCGCCAGTTCAGGTGGATGCGAATGGTCAGGTAACAGTGGAAAGCCCACGTACCGGTATCCGTTATACCTTTGCCAATTCAAACCGCCCAATCGTCCTGCAAACACAGGCGATTGCAGCAGCCAATGCTGCCAACGCTGATCGTATCGTCGCGTCTAATCCGGCACTGTCTGCGACCAGTCAGCAGCAGGCAAAACAGGCATTATTGAACGAAGCAGCACAATTGGCACAAAACTAAGTTTCACTTGTTTTTGTGGGTTGAAAGAAAACCAGTCGTTATGGCTGGTTTTTTATTGTGAAAAACCATAAGAAAACTGAATGTCTATCAGGCTTTGGCTCGATTTTTTGATGAAGATCAACTAAGCTGTATTTTTCTGAAACTTCAATATTGGACATTTAAAAATGGCAGTTGGTGACGTATCTATGCCACAGATGCATGTGGTCAAAGGCATTAGAATTGGTTCGGCAGAAGCGTATGTGCGCTATCAGAACCGACGCGACCTGGTGATATTCGAACTGGCTGCAGGCTCCAATGTTGCAGGTGTATTTACCCAGAATGCGTTCTGCGCGGCACCTGTGCATGTTTCTAAAGCACATTTAAAAGCAGGTAACCCGCGTTACCTGGTCATCAATACTGGTAATGCCAATGCCGGTACCGGTCCTACAGGGATGGCGAATGCCGAAGCCACTTGTGCCAAACTGGCTGAACTGGCTGGCGTAAAAAATACTGAAGTGCTGCCATTCTCAACCGGTGTGATCGGTGAGCAATTACCGATGGATCGTCTGCTCAGTGGTTTGCAGCCTGCGTTAGACTCATTGCGTGATGATGCTTGGGTAGATGCAGCCACTGGTATTATGACCACAGACACCACACCAAAGGGTGCATCTGAGCAGTTCATACTGGATGGCATTACCTATACCATGACCGGTATTTCCAAAGGTGCCGGCATGATTCGTCCCAACATGGCGACCATGCTGAGCTATGTGGCGACCGATGTGCCAATTAGCCGTGAACTGGTACAGCAACTGCTGTCGACTGCAGTCAATGTGTCATTTAACCGTATTACCATTGATGGTGATACTTCAACCAATGACTCCTGTATTTTCATTGCAACTGGTCAGGCAGGTGGTGCTGAGATCACGTCACAAGATGATCCACGCTACGCAACTGTACTAGACGTGTTAACCCGGGTGATGAAACGTCTGGCACAACTGATCGTGCGTGATGGTGAGGGTGCAACTAAATTTATTACCGTTGCAGTTGAAGGCGGTGCCAATACCCAGGAATGTTGTGATATTGCTTATAGCATTGCCCATTCTCCACTGGTAAAAACTGCAATTTTCGCTTCTGATCCAAACTGGGGTCGTATCCTGGCTGCGATTGGTTATGCCGGCGTACCAAACTTAGACGTTGCAAAAATTCAGGTTTGGTTAGATGATGTACAAATCTGTAAGGATGGTGGTGCAGCAGCCGACTACACGGAAGAAGCGGGTGCACGCGTGATGGCTCAGCCAGAAATGACCATTCGTGTTGACCTGGGACGAGGTGAGGCAAAAGACACGGTCTATACCTGTGACCTGTCTTATGATTATGTCCGAATCAATGCGGACTATCGCTCATAATGCTGATTGATGAAAAGCCTCCGTATGGGGGCTTTTTTTATACTTTTTATTTTTTACTAACTGGTCAAAAATAGCGCATTGCCAGAGTTGGCCAGATATTGATGTAGGGTAGATGTTCGCAGGCCAGCGAACATATAGGAAAGAGAAGACGTTATTATGAATGATGCGACCAAACTGATAGCCAATGAAGCTAAATCAATCGTGCAGGCGCATTTAGAACGCTTGGGCGAGCCGAAAGAGCATCAGTTAAGTGAACAGGCCAAACAGGAAAAGTTTGCACAGATTCAGGCGGAGCTAAAGAAACGCGATGCGGTATTGGTAGCCCATTATTATTGTGATCCTGAAGTACAGGAATTAGCAGAGTTAACTGGTGGTTGTGTATCCGATTCATTGGAAATGGCACGTTTTGGTCGCGATCATCCGGCATCAACTTTGGTGGTCGCTGGTGTGAAATTCATGGGGGAAACCTCAAAAATCCTGTCACCAAATAAAACGGTATTAATGCCAACCTTGGAAGCGACCTGTTCATTAGATCTCGGTTGTCCAGTAGATGAGTTTACCAAGTTCTGTGATGAGCATCCTGACCATACCGTGGTAGTGTATGCCAATACTTCGGCAGCTGTGA is from Acinetobacter sp. ANC 7912 and encodes:
- the argJ gene encoding bifunctional glutamate N-acetyltransferase/amino-acid acetyltransferase ArgJ: MAVGDVSMPQMHVVKGIRIGSAEAYVRYQNRRDLVIFELAAGSNVAGVFTQNAFCAAPVHVSKAHLKAGNPRYLVINTGNANAGTGPTGMANAEATCAKLAELAGVKNTEVLPFSTGVIGEQLPMDRLLSGLQPALDSLRDDAWVDAATGIMTTDTTPKGASEQFILDGITYTMTGISKGAGMIRPNMATMLSYVATDVPISRELVQQLLSTAVNVSFNRITIDGDTSTNDSCIFIATGQAGGAEITSQDDPRYATVLDVLTRVMKRLAQLIVRDGEGATKFITVAVEGGANTQECCDIAYSIAHSPLVKTAIFASDPNWGRILAAIGYAGVPNLDVAKIQVWLDDVQICKDGGAAADYTEEAGARVMAQPEMTIRVDLGRGEAKDTVYTCDLSYDYVRINADYRS
- a CDS encoding dual specificity protein phosphatase family protein, which produces MKNYYSLLLVATLALSGCMTTPALPEHQRPQHWGQTLHAAHNFYQISDELYRSEQPSHELKPLLKQHDIAVVINLRSRDKDSEILANENLKLRHIPIHTWAIDRVDLLKVMQEIQQARQNNEKVLLHCYHGSDRTGASVAMYRIIFQNWAIEDAVREMKHGGYGFHSIWRNIENLFSPENVKWIREQLSNPSTHLSGNEKH
- the trpA gene encoding tryptophan synthase subunit alpha, which encodes MSRLATRFGQLKSQQRKALVSYVMAGDPHPEVTVPLLHQMVDAGVDVIELGLPFSDPMADGPVIALAAERALAGGTNTLNALEMVKEFRQKDSETPVVLMGYLNPVEVIGYEKFVAYAHECGVDGVLLVDLPPEEADSLKTVLQKYDMDQIFLLAPTSTDERIQHVVKQASGFIYYVSLKGVTGAATLDVSEAAARIQKIKAVTDVPVGVGFGISDAASAKAMGVAADAVIVGSAFVKQFAALAPEQAVQATVNKVKELRAALDELV
- the folC gene encoding bifunctional tetrahydrofolate synthase/dihydrofolate synthase, whose amino-acid sequence is MNTTAAPLATDSLDTWLDYWSHVHVTGIDLGLERVIPVAEKLGVTNPAAKVLTVAGTNGKGSTTTTLAAILNAQGFKVGLYQSPHVYRFNERVKLCGIEVEDQLLIDAFVEVDQARRECSLSLSFFEATTLAAFVIFKNEHCDVWVLEVGLGGRLDVVNVVNPDVAVITNIGLDHTDWLGDTIEKIAFEKAGIIRPNIPVIFGGQQQIPQAILDKAAECQAQLYALNRDYFYEAFEDGKSWAFASSGTTLKLPTGSLALDNISTAVAAVLLSGLEVSQEAIAKGIQIAKLPGRFEVREIENKTVIFDAGHNPHGVEFLLRQLRQYLKQHSQISEVVCVFSMLGDKDINSVVGLLKDTVELWKIAPLSVPRAAELSVLTEALNGQSIEIYDNVKFAFRSALDEINNNQLILVCGSFHTLEAVWEYLQECQ
- a CDS encoding peroxiredoxin, which encodes MALRLGDTAPNFEQQSSEGLINFYEFLGDSWGILFSHPADYTPVCTTELGFTAKLKDEFAKRGVKAIALSVDDVESHHGWIKDINETQNTTVNFPIIADQDRKVSTLYDFIHPNASETLTVRSLVIIDPNKKVRLIITYPASTGRNFHEILRVVDSLQLTDNHKVATPANWQHGDDVVIVPSLKDEEEIKQRFPKGYKAVTPYLRLTPQPEQN
- the accD gene encoding acetyl-CoA carboxylase, carboxyltransferase subunit beta; this translates as MSQPVKSGKILSPSTPWTERTVPGIHVPDEQTALKATFTEPTIECPECHALVTRTAMSFNAYVCPQCDEHLKMKARDRLNWFFDQVQHELGQEFKAKDPLKFVDSKPYPERMAEAQKKTGETEALVVMQGLLKGVPMIATAFEFDFMGGSMGTVVGDRFVQAAERAIELQQPLICFAASGGARMQEGMLSLMQMARTSAAIQRLKEAGLPYIVVLTHPVYGGVTASLAMLGDVHLAEPKAMIGFAGKRVIEQTVREKLDEPFQRAEYLLDHGVIDQIVHRHALRDTVYRIVTKLMNLP
- a CDS encoding SPOR domain-containing protein: MSMNNTQRWMGGVVLLGGGVLLAALLLKGKAELDHHRVTPQEEVAQVESREVTTPSSLTVDVETEKRLLEQQRRDREKAVAEQEARAAEFLAMQQQAEADAARKAAEEYAALNAHRMAQQSSDNIPPELVEDEQTKQKRLAEDKAAAQKKLEQQNHTQSNLTQQHDAAKKEAERKAAEEKRKAEERKAAEKKEAERKAAEEKRKAEERKAAEKKEAERKAAEEKRKAEEKHKAEEAKKKAEAEKARKLLEGESHKQWMVQVALAANEANADAIAAKLRAKGYKVTKSPTSKGVRIMVGPSKDREAADTLRKKIASDASLNMKSAWVNEWVPLDKR
- the secA gene encoding preprotein translocase subunit SecA codes for the protein MLASLIGGIFGTKNERELKRMRKIVDKINALEPTISALSDADLSAKTEEFKQRYNKGESLDKLLPEAFAVCREAAKRVMGMRHYDVQLIGGITLHEGKIAEMRTGEGKTLMGTLACYLNALSGQGVHVITVNDYLAQRDAELNRPLFEFLGLSIGIIYSMQNPMEKAEAYKADITYGTNNEFGFDYLRDNMVFSLAEKKQRGLTYAIIDEVDSILIDEARTPLIISGQSEDSSQLYTLINNIPPKLHAQKEEKVPDGGHFWIDEKQRSVEITEVGFEFIENELIQMGLLAEGESLYSASNLNLVHHVTAAIRAHYLYQRNVHYIVHEGEVIIVDENTGRTMPGRRWSEGLHQAVEAKEGLEIQPENQTLATTTFQNYFRLYKKLSGMTGTADTEAAEMKEIYGLDVVIIPTHRPMIRNDQNDLIYLNREGKYNAIIQEIKRIQDEGVAPILIGTATIEASEILSEKLKEAGIAHEVLNAKQHEREADIIAQAGAPGAVTIATNMAGRGTDILLGGNWKAKLAKIENPTPEDEERLKSEWEANHEAVLASGGLHIIGSERHESRRIDNQLRGRAGRQGDPGVSRFYLSLEDDLMRIFAGDRIVSMMRAMGLKEDEAIEHKMVSRSIENAQRKVEARNFDIRKNLLKYDDVNNEQRKIIYTQRDEILAAESLQDYIEEMIRDVMKGMIANYIPPESIHDQWDIDGLEAALHEDLNIDLPINQWLEEDRRLDEEGLIERITDSAIERYRERREQMGAESAATLERHFLLNSLDRHWKEHLAAMDYLRQGIHLRGYAQKNPEQEYKKEAFNLFVNMLGVIKSDVVMDLSRIHVPTAEELAEMEAQQQAQAEAMRIQLSHQEFDSLLADEEEDTTQQNANATPVAPVFEAPASRNSPCPCGSGLKYKQCHGKI